In Stenotrophomonas sp. ESTM1D_MKCIP4_1, a single genomic region encodes these proteins:
- a CDS encoding BLUF domain-containing protein gives MALHAFAYVSMAREGLDAPDLDALLAEATTFNRMAGVTGVLMFDGTRFLQYIEGPRDGVASVHARILNARRHGSISELAAGELPSRWFPRWTMANRRIDPATLDSIVDAPWQGFDNAQASGSQGFALLLRAWTGGHGELEPAAVSLGS, from the coding sequence ATGGCGTTGCATGCGTTTGCCTATGTCAGTATGGCCAGGGAAGGGCTGGATGCGCCCGATCTTGATGCGCTGCTGGCCGAGGCGACCACCTTCAACCGCATGGCAGGTGTGACCGGCGTGCTGATGTTCGATGGCACCCGCTTCCTGCAGTACATCGAAGGGCCGCGCGATGGGGTGGCCTCGGTGCACGCGCGCATCCTCAATGCACGTCGCCACGGCAGCATCAGCGAACTGGCCGCAGGCGAGCTGCCGTCGCGCTGGTTCCCGCGCTGGACCATGGCCAACCGCAGGATCGACCCTGCCACGCTGGACAGCATCGTGGACGCGCCCTGGCAGGGCTTCGACAACGCGCAGGCGTCGGGCAGCCAGGGGTTCGCGCTGCTGCTGCGGGCCTGGACCGGCGGCCACGGCGAGCTCGAACCGGCCGCGGTGAGCCTGGGTTCCTGA
- a CDS encoding DUF1176 domain-containing protein, whose amino-acid sequence MQGHRPGLALLMAMAAASTAAAPLAPLPVLEVAPASTRTLSPSLIASRVDEVRRLHRGILVQRHCDPDDTLARRQDQAFALDTHRELVFIGCMAGAYNASAVAFVVERGKVADAHALHFVVAGVPAIDDDMPAFELQRLGWPHYDPARQRLTETTFYRGGGDCGHAASWRWDGTAFQAETVQLQPDCLGGEPGDWPTVFRTASSPAKVAREFGPARDATDPR is encoded by the coding sequence ATGCAAGGTCACCGCCCAGGGTTGGCGCTGCTGATGGCCATGGCCGCCGCAAGCACTGCCGCCGCCCCACTCGCACCGCTGCCGGTTCTGGAAGTCGCTCCCGCCAGCACGCGTACGCTGTCGCCCTCATTGATCGCTTCGCGCGTTGACGAAGTGCGGCGCCTTCACCGCGGCATCCTGGTGCAGCGCCACTGCGACCCAGACGACACACTTGCCCGCAGGCAGGACCAGGCCTTCGCGCTCGACACGCACCGCGAGCTGGTGTTCATCGGCTGCATGGCCGGCGCGTACAACGCCAGCGCCGTGGCATTCGTCGTTGAACGCGGCAAGGTGGCTGATGCCCATGCGCTGCACTTTGTCGTGGCCGGGGTGCCTGCCATCGACGACGACATGCCCGCCTTCGAGCTGCAACGGCTGGGCTGGCCGCACTACGACCCTGCCCGCCAGCGTCTCACCGAAACCACGTTCTACCGCGGCGGCGGCGATTGCGGCCATGCCGCCAGCTGGCGCTGGGACGGCACGGCCTTCCAGGCCGAAACCGTGCAGCTGCAGCCCGACTGCCTCGGTGGCGAGCCCGGTGACTGGCCGACCGTGTTCCGCACCGCAAGCAGCCCGGCCAAAGTGGCGCGCGAATTCGGGCCCGCGCGCGACGCCACGGACCCGCGCTGA
- a CDS encoding TIGR03862 family flavoprotein: MSNRDASPGRVAVVGGGPAGLFAAERLRSAGLDVDLYEAKGSPGRKFLIAGKGGLNLTHSDPRPLFDSRYREQAPAVGQWLDGFDAQALRDWAAGFGVETYVGSSGRVFPVDRKAAPLLRGWVRRLKEQGVRLHANHRWTGWNDDGALCFSTEEGPVAVQADATLLALGGGSWPQLGSDGAWVEPLQSRGVDIAPLQSANCGFDVEWTPFFAQRNAGAPLKPVVAHWIDLQGQPQSLQGECVASAYGIEGSLVYALAADLRETINRDGHATLWLDLVPGRDEARLLADLSRPRKGRSFGEHLRRQAGLDAVKAALVFEVLGKEAGHDLPAVAATLKRLPLRLLRPRPMAEVISTAGGVRLQALDEGLMVRALPGVFCAGEMLDWEAPTGGYLLTACYASGLRAAEGVIGWLAGR; the protein is encoded by the coding sequence ATGTCAAACCGTGATGCATCGCCGGGCCGGGTTGCCGTCGTCGGCGGCGGACCGGCCGGCCTGTTCGCCGCCGAGCGCCTGCGCTCGGCCGGGCTGGACGTCGACCTGTACGAAGCCAAGGGTTCCCCTGGCCGCAAGTTCCTGATCGCCGGCAAGGGCGGGCTCAACCTGACCCATTCCGATCCGCGACCGCTGTTCGACAGCCGCTACCGCGAACAGGCGCCCGCCGTCGGCCAGTGGCTGGATGGCTTCGACGCACAGGCCCTGCGGGACTGGGCTGCCGGCTTCGGCGTGGAGACCTATGTCGGCAGTTCCGGCCGCGTGTTCCCGGTTGATCGCAAGGCTGCCCCGCTGCTGCGCGGCTGGGTACGACGCCTGAAGGAACAGGGCGTCCGCCTGCACGCCAACCACCGCTGGACCGGTTGGAATGATGACGGCGCGCTGTGCTTCAGCACCGAAGAAGGCCCGGTGGCCGTGCAGGCTGATGCCACCCTGCTCGCACTGGGCGGCGGCAGCTGGCCACAACTGGGCAGCGATGGCGCCTGGGTGGAGCCGTTGCAATCGCGCGGGGTCGATATCGCGCCGCTGCAATCGGCCAACTGCGGCTTCGACGTGGAATGGACGCCGTTCTTCGCCCAGCGCAATGCCGGTGCGCCGCTGAAACCGGTGGTCGCGCACTGGATCGACCTGCAGGGTCAGCCGCAATCGCTGCAGGGCGAATGCGTGGCCAGCGCCTATGGCATCGAAGGCAGCCTGGTCTACGCGCTGGCGGCCGACCTGCGCGAGACGATCAACCGCGACGGACACGCGACGCTCTGGCTGGACCTGGTGCCGGGCCGTGATGAAGCACGTCTGTTGGCCGACCTGTCGCGTCCACGCAAGGGCCGCAGCTTCGGCGAGCATCTGCGCCGCCAGGCAGGGCTGGATGCGGTGAAGGCGGCCTTGGTGTTCGAGGTCCTCGGCAAGGAGGCCGGCCATGATCTGCCGGCCGTGGCAGCTACGCTCAAGCGCCTGCCACTGCGCCTGCTGCGGCCGCGCCCGATGGCCGAGGTGATCAGCACGGCAGGCGGGGTGCGCCTGCAGGCGCTGGATGAAGGCCTGATGGTGCGCGCCCTGCCCGGCGTGTTCTGTGCGGGCGAGATGCTGGACTGGGAGGCGCCGACCGGCGGCTACCTGTTGACCGCGTGCTATGCCAGTGGCCTGCGTGCGGCCGAGGGTGTGATCGGGTGGTTGGCCGGGCGGTGA
- a CDS encoding TraB/GumN family protein, which translates to MHGRDRQWMRWVLVLAVGVSAAAQSAPPVPPGGAVVDLDTVQVTGEQPGPGLWKVTDAQGHVLWILGTVSPLPARMEWRSDEVERTIAGVDHVLGEPGFGLDAKIGFFKGLTLLPLAKKTTRDPQGRTLDQLLPAPTYARWLGLKQSYLGNDRGVEKDRPLVASNRLYQAFLKRNGLRDGRPVRDALKRVYKAHGLAPEDVQVKLKIDDIRGALKELQASEVDDRACFERTLDTVEFQASVLRERANAWALGDVAVLKRLASSPMAKSCRETLQDSEFVRRRGWSNMGQQVRARWVQAAEASLGRHAATFATVPVSLLLGEGYLEELSQRGYVIEAPPE; encoded by the coding sequence ATGCACGGACGTGACAGGCAGTGGATGCGGTGGGTGTTGGTACTGGCCGTGGGGGTGTCGGCCGCGGCACAGTCGGCGCCGCCGGTGCCACCCGGTGGCGCGGTGGTCGACCTGGATACGGTGCAGGTGACCGGCGAACAGCCGGGCCCGGGCCTGTGGAAGGTGACGGACGCGCAGGGCCATGTACTGTGGATCCTGGGCACGGTGTCGCCGTTGCCGGCACGCATGGAATGGCGTTCGGACGAGGTCGAACGCACCATTGCCGGCGTTGACCATGTGCTGGGCGAACCGGGTTTCGGACTGGATGCAAAGATCGGTTTCTTCAAGGGTCTGACCCTGCTGCCGCTGGCGAAGAAGACCACGCGCGACCCACAGGGGCGCACGCTGGACCAGCTGCTGCCGGCGCCGACGTATGCACGCTGGTTGGGCCTGAAGCAGTCCTACCTGGGCAATGATCGTGGTGTGGAGAAAGATCGCCCGCTGGTGGCGTCCAACCGCCTGTACCAGGCGTTCCTCAAGCGCAATGGCCTGCGTGACGGCAGGCCGGTCAGGGACGCGCTCAAGCGTGTCTACAAAGCGCATGGCCTGGCGCCGGAGGACGTGCAGGTGAAGTTGAAGATCGACGATATCCGCGGCGCGTTGAAGGAGCTGCAGGCTTCGGAGGTGGATGACCGTGCCTGCTTCGAGCGCACGCTCGATACCGTGGAATTCCAGGCATCGGTGCTGCGCGAGCGGGCCAATGCCTGGGCGCTGGGCGATGTCGCCGTACTGAAGCGGCTTGCTTCATCGCCGATGGCGAAGAGCTGCCGGGAGACACTGCAGGATTCCGAGTTCGTGCGTCGCCGTGGCTGGAGCAACATGGGGCAGCAGGTGCGGGCGCGCTGGGTGCAGGCGGCCGAGGCATCACTTGGCAGGCATGCGGCCACGTTCGCCACGGTACCGGTGAGCCTGCTTCTGGGTGAGGGCTACCTTGAAGAACTGTCGCAGCGCGGCTACGTGATCGAGGCGCCACCGGAATAG
- a CDS encoding DUF6164 family protein — protein MAKLLLNLRNVGDDEYADVCALLDQHGIAWYRTEPSPWGISNGGLWLSEDADQPRAKALMADYQAARGVRVRAEREQALRDGTAETFGSLLRRRPVFVVLVLLGMGVAAALVLLPFVLLRG, from the coding sequence ATGGCCAAACTCCTGCTCAATCTCCGCAATGTCGGGGACGATGAATATGCCGATGTATGCGCGCTGCTGGACCAGCATGGCATCGCCTGGTACCGCACCGAACCCAGTCCGTGGGGCATTTCCAACGGCGGCCTGTGGCTGAGCGAGGATGCCGACCAGCCGCGGGCGAAGGCGTTGATGGCCGACTACCAGGCGGCGCGTGGGGTGCGCGTGCGTGCCGAGCGTGAGCAGGCCCTGCGCGACGGGACGGCCGAAACGTTCGGCAGCCTGCTGCGGCGGCGGCCGGTATTCGTGGTGCTGGTGCTGCTGGGCATGGGGGTTGCGGCAGCACTGGTGCTGCTGCCGTTCGTGCTGCTGCGCGGCTGA
- a CDS encoding 4Fe-4S dicluster domain-containing protein yields MTLLALFYALPWLRWDGRQALLLDLSARRFDLFGWTLWPDDVGALLGLLAVLAVGLALLTHLAGRVWCGHACPQTLWMRAFDGIARTLQRRLPPPLATFATRLCWLLLAVWTGITFVGLFSPIHGLLGLTAETGWSRWTAFWVLFYAAATYGNAGFLREQVCRSLCPFARLQPLLTDPHTPRMLYDARRGEPRGARPSGQGGVIGRGRGLLDPVTAQDYVFRAAHPLLAGPMPTFSADRLGDCDDCAACVVACPMQLDIRHGPQADCLACGACLEACAQQQHRAGFGAGLVRYCSPQAMAGQARRWWRPRTTALASLLLALLACGAWRLF; encoded by the coding sequence ATGACGCTGCTGGCGCTGTTCTACGCGCTGCCATGGTTGCGCTGGGACGGCCGCCAGGCGCTGCTGCTGGATCTTTCCGCACGCCGCTTCGATCTGTTCGGCTGGACCCTGTGGCCGGATGACGTCGGCGCGCTGCTGGGCCTGTTGGCGGTCCTCGCCGTGGGCCTGGCCCTGCTGACCCACCTGGCCGGCCGGGTCTGGTGCGGGCACGCCTGCCCGCAGACGCTGTGGATGCGCGCCTTCGATGGCATCGCCCGCACCCTGCAGCGACGGCTGCCGCCGCCGCTGGCCACGTTCGCCACCCGCCTGTGCTGGTTGCTGCTTGCCGTATGGACGGGCATCACTTTCGTCGGCCTGTTCAGCCCCATCCATGGCCTGCTGGGCCTGACCGCCGAAACCGGCTGGAGCCGCTGGACCGCGTTCTGGGTGCTGTTCTACGCGGCCGCCACGTACGGCAATGCCGGTTTCCTGCGCGAGCAGGTGTGCCGATCGCTGTGCCCGTTCGCGCGCCTGCAGCCGCTGCTGACCGATCCGCACACCCCGCGCATGCTCTATGACGCACGCCGCGGCGAACCGCGTGGCGCACGGCCTTCCGGGCAAGGTGGCGTGATCGGTCGTGGCCGTGGCCTGCTCGATCCGGTGACCGCCCAGGATTACGTGTTCCGGGCCGCCCACCCGTTGCTGGCCGGGCCGATGCCTACGTTCAGCGCGGACCGGCTGGGGGATTGCGATGACTGTGCGGCCTGCGTGGTGGCCTGTCCGATGCAGCTGGATATCCGCCATGGGCCGCAGGCCGACTGCCTGGCCTGCGGCGCCTGCCTTGAAGCGTGCGCGCAGCAGCAGCACCGTGCCGGCTTCGGCGCAGGGCTGGTGCGCTATTGCAGCCCGCAGGCCATGGCCGGGCAAGCGCGTCGCTGGTGGCGCCCACGCACCACCGCACTGGCATCGCTGCTGCTGGCCCTGCTTGCCTGTGGGGCCTGGCGCCTGTTCTGA
- a CDS encoding GNAT family N-acetyltransferase, whose amino-acid sequence MHFRTGTPDDVATLWALRTRCVRETCSSHYPPDVIAPWSASPPPAQYARLLAQGGCVVAEDAAGGLLGFGVFDAAGNEIDALFVDPDKGGQGIGQALMQCLLAMADPARDVVLSASLNAVPFYQRQGFVPGAAEAYPHPSGVALASVRMHRPS is encoded by the coding sequence ATGCACTTCAGGACCGGCACCCCCGATGACGTGGCCACACTGTGGGCGCTGCGCACGCGCTGTGTGCGCGAAACCTGCAGCAGCCACTATCCGCCTGATGTCATCGCGCCGTGGTCAGCGTCGCCGCCGCCGGCGCAGTACGCGCGCCTGCTGGCACAGGGCGGCTGTGTCGTGGCCGAGGACGCTGCTGGAGGGCTGTTGGGGTTCGGCGTGTTCGATGCCGCCGGCAATGAGATCGACGCGCTGTTCGTCGATCCGGACAAGGGAGGGCAGGGCATTGGCCAGGCGCTGATGCAGTGCCTGCTGGCAATGGCCGATCCCGCGCGGGACGTCGTGTTGTCGGCCTCGCTCAATGCCGTGCCGTTCTATCAACGGCAGGGTTTCGTGCCTGGGGCTGCCGAAGCGTACCCGCACCCCAGTGGTGTCGCCCTGGCCTCGGTGCGCATGCACCGGCCCTCGTAG
- the hemN gene encoding oxygen-independent coproporphyrinogen III oxidase has translation MDTFSPAAGGLAWTFDPDLLRRHDRPGPRYTSYPTAPHFHEGFDAPALRRAIADSNPLARALSLYVHVPYCSSPCFYCGCNRVITRDRGRGHSYVARVLAEADLLAPQFDDGREVIQLHLGGGTPNFLDAEAMTTLVEGLRRRFSFSDASQRDFSIELDPRFIDAGDVAMLARLGFNRASLGVQDFDPQVQESINRVQGVRQTLDILRACRDSGMRSVNVDLIYGLPGQNLEGFGRTLELVLALRPDRLAVYGYAHLPHLFRAQRQIDESRLPSPEDKLALLGLAVERLSAAGYQYIGMDHFALPEEDLSRAQRAGQLHRNFMGYTTHADTDLLGLGVSAISHVGATYSQNPRDLPSWEAAVDQGQLPVWRGVALSDDDQLRAELIQQLMCQGEVDGRALAQRHGVRFEEYFAPDLQAVQRLQQDGLAEYRDGVVRSSEAGRPLLRLLAMCFDPYLRAAHEQPRYSRAI, from the coding sequence ATGGATACGTTCTCTCCCGCCGCCGGAGGCCTGGCCTGGACTTTCGACCCCGATCTGCTGCGCCGGCATGACCGGCCGGGGCCGCGCTATACCTCCTACCCGACCGCGCCGCACTTCCACGAAGGTTTCGATGCGCCGGCCCTGCGCCGGGCGATCGCTGACAGCAACCCGCTGGCGCGTGCCCTGTCGCTGTACGTGCACGTGCCGTACTGTTCCAGCCCCTGCTTCTACTGCGGCTGCAACCGGGTGATCACCCGCGATCGCGGCCGTGGCCACAGCTACGTGGCACGGGTGCTGGCCGAAGCTGATCTGCTGGCGCCGCAGTTCGATGACGGACGCGAGGTGATCCAGCTGCATCTGGGTGGTGGCACGCCCAATTTCCTCGATGCCGAGGCGATGACCACGCTGGTGGAGGGGTTGCGGCGTCGTTTCAGTTTCAGTGACGCGTCACAGCGCGATTTCTCCATCGAACTGGACCCGCGTTTCATCGATGCCGGCGATGTGGCGATGCTGGCGCGGCTGGGTTTCAATCGCGCCAGCCTGGGCGTGCAGGATTTCGATCCGCAGGTGCAGGAATCCATCAACCGCGTGCAGGGCGTGCGGCAGACGCTGGATATCCTGCGGGCCTGCCGTGACAGCGGCATGCGATCGGTCAACGTCGATCTGATCTACGGCTTGCCGGGGCAGAACCTGGAGGGCTTTGGGCGCACCCTGGAACTGGTACTGGCCCTGCGCCCGGACCGCCTGGCGGTGTACGGCTATGCGCATCTGCCGCACCTGTTCCGCGCGCAGCGGCAGATCGACGAAAGCCGGCTGCCCTCGCCGGAAGACAAGCTGGCCCTGCTCGGGCTGGCGGTGGAGCGCCTCTCGGCGGCCGGTTACCAGTACATCGGCATGGATCACTTCGCGCTGCCTGAAGAGGATCTCTCCCGCGCGCAGCGTGCCGGCCAGCTGCACCGTAATTTCATGGGCTACACCACCCATGCCGACACCGATCTGCTGGGCCTGGGGGTCAGTGCCATCAGCCACGTCGGCGCCACCTACAGCCAGAACCCGCGCGACCTGCCGTCGTGGGAGGCCGCCGTGGACCAGGGGCAGCTGCCGGTCTGGCGCGGCGTGGCGCTCAGTGACGACGACCAGCTGCGCGCCGAACTGATCCAGCAGCTGATGTGCCAGGGCGAAGTGGATGGGCGCGCGCTGGCGCAGCGCCATGGGGTGCGGTTCGAGGAGTACTTCGCCCCGGATCTGCAGGCCGTTCAACGCCTGCAGCAGGATGGCCTGGCCGAGTACCGCGACGGTGTGGTGCGCAGCAGTGAGGCCGGACGACCCCTGCTGCGCCTGCTGGCGATGTGCTTTGATCCGTACCTGCGGGCCGCACACGAACAGCCGCGCTACTCGCGGGCGATCTGA
- a CDS encoding group III truncated hemoglobin, with protein sequence MNASPLTELPVASLALCSEEEVTRLVHDFYARVREEARLGPVFNGHVHDWPAHLAQLVDFWSAMLRGTRRFSGSPMSKHMAIDLDKDLFDRWLVLFHITTAECGNPPMQALADDVAKRIADTFWRRYQMLRWPQVGLPVLGARRQD encoded by the coding sequence ATGAACGCATCTCCCCTGACCGAGCTTCCCGTTGCCTCGCTTGCGCTGTGCAGCGAAGAGGAAGTGACCCGCCTGGTCCATGACTTCTATGCGCGGGTCCGTGAGGAGGCGCGGCTGGGGCCGGTGTTCAACGGGCACGTGCATGACTGGCCCGCGCACCTGGCCCAGCTGGTCGATTTCTGGTCGGCGATGCTGCGCGGCACCCGGCGCTTCAGCGGTTCGCCGATGTCCAAGCACATGGCCATCGATCTCGACAAGGATCTGTTCGACCGCTGGCTGGTGCTGTTCCACATCACCACCGCCGAGTGCGGCAACCCGCCGATGCAGGCGCTGGCCGACGACGTCGCCAAGCGCATCGCCGATACCTTCTGGCGCCGCTACCAGATGCTGCGCTGGCCACAGGTAGGCCTGCCGGTACTGGGCGCCCGCCGCCAGGATTGA
- a CDS encoding nucleotide sugar dehydrogenase, with protein sequence MSAPIGAAQRPLPAVIGLGYVGLPLAVAFGQHIPTLGYDIDAARIAELESGQDHTLEMEPEELAAAVQLRYSSDPAQLDACNIYVVTVPTPIDAYEQPDLEPLRSATRLVASHLRAGDLVIYESTVYPGTTEEVCVPLLEEGSGLRFNEDFYCGYSPERVSPGDRQRRLADIRKITSGSTPAVAAVVDGLYQRIIAAGTFPAPSMRVAEAAKVVENIQRDVNIALVNELALIFDRLGIDTQDVLDAAGSKWNFLPFRPGLVGGHCIGVDPYYLLHKSESVGYHPDLIHTARQVNNRVGEHVATRVLAMLAERGRDAVQSRILVLGVTFKEDCPDLRNSRALELAQRLQSAGAQVHVSDPWVGPAALADANVHWVAEPQAGHYDAVVLAVAHASFKTLDEGRIRALLAPGGLVYDVKSAWPRSVVDDRL encoded by the coding sequence ATGAGTGCGCCCATCGGCGCTGCCCAGCGGCCGCTGCCGGCGGTGATCGGGCTGGGTTATGTCGGCCTGCCTCTGGCGGTGGCGTTTGGCCAGCACATTCCTACTCTTGGCTATGACATCGATGCAGCGCGCATCGCCGAACTCGAAAGTGGCCAGGATCACACCCTGGAAATGGAGCCGGAGGAGCTGGCCGCCGCTGTGCAGCTGCGTTACAGCAGCGACCCGGCGCAGCTGGACGCCTGCAACATCTACGTCGTGACCGTACCGACGCCGATCGACGCCTACGAGCAGCCGGACCTGGAGCCGCTGCGCTCGGCCACGCGCCTGGTGGCCAGCCACCTGCGTGCGGGGGATCTGGTCATCTACGAATCCACGGTGTACCCGGGTACCACCGAGGAAGTGTGCGTGCCGCTGCTGGAAGAAGGTTCCGGGCTGCGCTTCAACGAAGATTTCTACTGCGGCTACAGCCCGGAGCGGGTCAGCCCCGGCGATCGCCAGCGCCGCCTGGCCGACATCCGCAAGATCACCTCCGGTTCAACGCCGGCAGTGGCAGCCGTGGTTGATGGCCTGTACCAGCGCATCATCGCAGCCGGCACGTTCCCGGCGCCGTCGATGCGCGTGGCCGAAGCGGCCAAGGTGGTGGAGAACATCCAGCGTGACGTCAACATCGCGCTGGTCAACGAGCTGGCGCTGATCTTCGATCGCCTCGGCATCGACACCCAGGATGTGCTGGACGCTGCCGGCAGCAAGTGGAATTTCCTGCCGTTCCGGCCGGGCCTGGTGGGCGGCCACTGCATTGGCGTGGACCCGTACTACCTGCTGCACAAATCCGAGAGCGTGGGGTATCACCCGGATCTGATCCATACCGCACGGCAGGTCAACAACCGGGTCGGCGAGCACGTGGCCACGCGCGTGCTGGCGATGCTGGCCGAACGCGGCCGCGATGCCGTGCAGTCGCGCATTCTGGTGCTGGGGGTGACCTTCAAGGAAGATTGCCCGGACCTGCGCAACAGCCGCGCACTGGAACTGGCGCAACGCCTGCAGTCGGCCGGTGCGCAGGTGCACGTGAGCGATCCCTGGGTGGGACCGGCAGCGCTGGCCGATGCCAACGTGCATTGGGTGGCCGAGCCGCAGGCCGGGCACTACGACGCCGTGGTGCTGGCCGTTGCCCACGCCAGCTTCAAAACGCTGGATGAAGGTCGCATCCGCGCGCTGCTGGCGCCGGGCGGACTGGTCTACGACGTGAAGTCAGCCTGGCCGCGCAGCGTGGTCGACGACCGCCTGTAG
- a CDS encoding FMN-binding glutamate synthase family protein — MHRYIVYLLAILLFPLCLWLATIWPAWYWGVGLTAAMVALGTWDLLQKRSTLRRNYPVMAHFRYGLESIGPEIRQYFVQSDLEDVPFSRQQRALIYQRAKNEMDTVPFGTLRSTYAVDYEWINHSLAPTTIAAHDFRVLIGPNCAKPYSASVFNISAMSFGSLSANAIRALNEGARRGGFYHDTGEGSISPYHREMGGDLVWEIGSGYFGCRDEKGGFSEARFIANATHDQVKMIEIKLSQGAKPGHGGVLPAPKVTAEISATRGVPMGVDCVSPSRHSAFSTPVELLQFVARLRELSGGKPVGFKLAIGHPWEWFGIAKAMQETGLLPDFIVVDGAEGGTGAAPAEFVDHVGVPMHEALLLVHNTLVGLDLRERIRIGAAGKITSAFEIARTIALGADWCNAGRGFMFALGCIQSLSCHTDKCPTGIATQDPARWKHLDAPDKATRVHSYHEHTLHALKELLCAAGLNDPAELGPEHILRRVSPVEIRSLASLYRYLEPGELLHKVPDHAVFHSFWAEARSDSFQPPPRIQALRASKSR; from the coding sequence ATGCACCGGTATATCGTCTACCTGCTCGCCATCCTGCTGTTTCCCCTGTGCCTGTGGCTGGCCACGATCTGGCCCGCCTGGTACTGGGGCGTGGGCCTGACCGCCGCGATGGTCGCGCTGGGCACCTGGGATCTGCTGCAGAAGCGCAGCACGCTGCGCCGCAACTACCCGGTGATGGCGCACTTCCGTTACGGCCTGGAATCGATCGGCCCGGAAATCCGCCAGTACTTCGTGCAGAGCGATCTGGAGGACGTGCCGTTCTCGCGCCAGCAGCGTGCGTTGATCTACCAGCGCGCCAAGAACGAAATGGACACGGTGCCCTTCGGTACGCTGCGCAGCACGTATGCGGTGGACTATGAGTGGATCAACCATTCGCTGGCGCCGACCACCATTGCGGCCCATGATTTCCGTGTGCTGATCGGCCCCAATTGCGCGAAACCCTATTCGGCCAGTGTGTTCAACATTTCGGCGATGAGTTTCGGTTCGCTGTCGGCCAACGCGATTCGAGCGCTGAACGAGGGAGCCCGACGCGGTGGCTTCTACCACGACACCGGCGAGGGGTCGATTTCGCCCTACCACCGGGAAATGGGCGGCGATCTGGTCTGGGAGATCGGCTCGGGCTATTTCGGCTGTCGCGACGAGAAGGGCGGTTTCAGCGAAGCGCGTTTCATCGCCAATGCCACCCACGATCAGGTCAAGATGATCGAGATCAAGCTGTCACAGGGTGCCAAGCCGGGCCATGGTGGCGTGCTGCCGGCGCCGAAGGTGACCGCTGAGATTTCCGCGACCCGCGGCGTGCCGATGGGCGTGGACTGTGTTTCGCCCTCACGCCATTCGGCGTTTTCGACGCCGGTGGAACTGCTGCAGTTCGTGGCCCGCCTGCGTGAACTGTCGGGCGGCAAGCCGGTCGGCTTCAAGCTGGCCATCGGCCATCCCTGGGAATGGTTCGGCATTGCCAAGGCCATGCAGGAAACCGGTCTGCTGCCGGACTTCATCGTGGTCGATGGCGCCGAGGGCGGCACCGGCGCGGCCCCGGCCGAGTTTGTCGATCATGTGGGCGTGCCGATGCACGAGGCGCTGCTGCTGGTGCATAACACCCTGGTGGGCCTGGACCTGCGCGAGCGCATCCGCATTGGTGCGGCAGGCAAGATCACCAGCGCGTTTGAAATCGCCCGTACCATTGCGTTGGGTGCGGACTGGTGCAATGCCGGCCGTGGCTTCATGTTCGCACTGGGTTGCATCCAGTCGCTCAGCTGCCACACCGACAAGTGCCCGACCGGCATCGCCACGCAGGACCCGGCCCGTTGGAAGCACCTGGACGCGCCGGACAAGGCCACGCGTGTGCACAGCTATCACGAGCACACGCTGCATGCGCTGAAGGAACTGCTGTGCGCTGCCGGCCTCAACGACCCGGCCGAACTCGGGCCGGAGCACATCCTGCGCCGCGTTTCGCCGGTCGAGATCCGTTCGCTGGCTTCGCTGTACCGCTACCTGGAACCCGGCGAGCTGCTGCACAAGGTGCCGGACCATGCGGTGTTCCACTCGTTCTGGGCCGAAGCGCGCAGCGATTCGTTTCAGCCGCCGCCGCGCATCCAGGCACTCCGCGCCAGCAAATCGCGGTAG
- a CDS encoding FKBP-type peptidyl-prolyl cis-trans isomerase has protein sequence MRRLLLPLLLSLVAAGCAREPAGPPPGGTLTTFERIDTQVGTGAEAVPGQKVTVHYTGWIYDQRTESKHGKTFDSSLGRGEPFTFALGAGQVIRGWDEGVAGMKVGGKRTLMIPPAYGYGDRGIGPIPAGSSLVFDVELLDVKP, from the coding sequence ATGCGCCGCCTGCTGCTACCCCTGCTGCTGTCCCTTGTCGCCGCCGGCTGTGCCCGCGAACCGGCCGGCCCGCCACCGGGTGGCACCCTGACCACCTTCGAGCGCATCGACACCCAGGTGGGCACCGGCGCCGAAGCCGTGCCTGGGCAGAAAGTGACCGTGCATTACACCGGCTGGATCTACGACCAGCGTACCGAGAGCAAGCATGGCAAGACGTTCGACAGCTCGCTCGGCCGCGGCGAACCGTTCACGTTTGCGCTTGGCGCCGGCCAGGTCATCCGTGGCTGGGATGAAGGCGTGGCGGGCATGAAGGTGGGCGGCAAGCGCACGCTGATGATCCCGCCGGCCTATGGGTACGGCGACCGTGGCATCGGCCCGATTCCGGCCGGTTCCTCGCTGGTGTTCGATGTCGAGCTGCTCGATGTCAAACCGTGA